From Diaminobutyricibacter sp. McL0608, one genomic window encodes:
- a CDS encoding DUF2510 domain-containing protein: MSTPPGWFPNPSNPEEEVYWDGDNWTGDIRPIFGATTRTEVSDGTDLPSDELVSVGAETPMVKPKRSRRRFWIALAIVVAVVLVGGVTTTVLVSNVQAQQVADQKAAQKRLDAARAKNAAEAKQAADDAKKAADDAERAQRQATVSEVEASVKKLAQDDIAKNLLTGPVIAVTCNPVSGSTDDLTDTTTTFDCFVANKDNGDGTQSGYFFNATVNWTTGEYTYGLGKSGS; encoded by the coding sequence TTGAGTACCCCACCCGGATGGTTTCCCAATCCATCGAACCCCGAAGAAGAGGTCTACTGGGACGGCGACAACTGGACTGGCGACATTCGGCCGATCTTCGGTGCGACCACCCGTACAGAAGTCAGCGATGGAACGGATCTTCCTTCGGATGAATTGGTTTCGGTCGGGGCCGAAACACCCATGGTCAAACCGAAACGAAGCCGTCGGCGGTTTTGGATTGCCTTGGCGATTGTGGTCGCCGTGGTTCTCGTCGGGGGAGTCACCACGACAGTACTGGTGAGCAACGTCCAGGCGCAGCAGGTGGCGGACCAGAAGGCAGCGCAGAAGCGATTGGATGCAGCGCGAGCGAAGAACGCTGCCGAAGCGAAGCAAGCCGCTGACGACGCGAAGAAGGCTGCAGATGATGCGGAGCGAGCACAACGTCAGGCCACCGTTTCTGAGGTCGAGGCGTCCGTCAAGAAGTTGGCCCAAGATGACATCGCGAAGAATCTGCTGACAGGACCGGTTATCGCAGTCACGTGCAATCCGGTTTCGGGCTCTACGGACGATCTCACCGACACGACCACAACATTCGACTGCTTTGTCGCAAACAAAGACAACGGAGACGGCACACAATCGGGCTACTTCTTCAACGCGACCGTGAATTGGACCACAGGCGAATACACATACGGGCTCGGAAAGTCCGGGAGCTAG